The following are from one region of the Microbacterium sp. BK668 genome:
- a CDS encoding DUF998 domain-containing protein produces the protein MAEASVAREADRATRALRAVELACLALGVLLIAALHVVAPTNGIDPLRITISQYGRSPLAPAFVLGVVLIAWGSAATLVLFVRTGVCRALSVPSIGIALWVIGMLGVALFPKADWAAGATWMGYLHRGASIVAFVALPVAILALAAREARRRGRLRRDSSFDHRLLTLALVLAVVVLAAIVVAGVLIGVAEASGTPWWMLFPIGLGERVLVGAELVALGLVVVAFACHPPDPARVA, from the coding sequence ATGGCCGAGGCATCCGTCGCCCGAGAGGCCGATCGCGCGACCCGCGCGCTGCGCGCCGTCGAGCTCGCCTGCCTCGCGCTCGGCGTCCTCCTCATCGCCGCACTCCACGTCGTCGCACCGACCAACGGCATCGACCCGCTCCGGATCACGATCAGTCAGTACGGGCGCTCGCCGCTTGCCCCCGCCTTCGTCCTCGGGGTCGTCCTCATCGCGTGGGGCTCGGCGGCGACGCTCGTGCTGTTCGTGCGGACGGGAGTGTGCCGCGCCCTCTCGGTGCCGAGCATCGGCATCGCGCTGTGGGTGATCGGGATGCTGGGGGTCGCCCTCTTCCCGAAGGCCGACTGGGCGGCGGGGGCGACGTGGATGGGGTACCTGCATCGCGGGGCGTCGATCGTCGCCTTCGTCGCCCTTCCGGTCGCGATCCTCGCGCTCGCGGCGCGGGAGGCCCGCCGACGCGGACGCCTCCGGCGGGATTCGAGCTTCGATCATCGCCTGCTCACGCTGGCGCTCGTGCTCGCCGTGGTGGTCCTCGCCGCGATCGTCGTGGCCGGGGTGCTGATCGGCGTCGCCGAAGCGAGCGGGACGCCGTGGTGGATGCTCTTCCCCATCGGCCTCGGCGAGCGCGTCCTCGTCGGCGCCGAGCTCGTCGCCCTCGGACTCGTGGTCGTCGCATTCGCCTGCCATCCTCCTGATCCGGCCCGGGTAGCGTGA
- the rpsF gene encoding 30S ribosomal protein S6, with the protein MTHQYELMVILNPEIDERQVGPNLDKFLKVITADGGSIDNVDIWGKRRLAYEIQKKSEGIYAVVNFTATSAATQELDRQLNLSEQIMRTKVLRAEEAIAQVAAEAKRSEEKAARKAARPAKPAKQDA; encoded by the coding sequence GTGACGCACCAGTACGAACTCATGGTCATCCTCAACCCTGAGATCGATGAGCGCCAGGTCGGCCCGAACCTCGACAAGTTCTTGAAGGTCATCACCGCAGACGGTGGCTCGATCGACAACGTCGACATCTGGGGCAAGCGCCGTCTCGCCTACGAGATCCAGAAGAAGTCCGAGGGCATCTACGCCGTCGTCAACTTCACGGCCACCAGCGCCGCCACCCAGGAGCTCGACCGCCAGCTGAACCTCAGCGAGCAGATCATGCGCACCAAGGTGCTCCGCGCCGAGGAGGCCATCGCCCAGGTCGCCGCCGAAGCCAAGCGCTCCGAGGAGAAGGCCGCCCGCAAGGCCGCCCGCCCCGCGAAGCCCGCGAAGCAGGACGCGTAA
- a CDS encoding single-stranded DNA-binding protein gives MAGETIITVVGNLTADPELRYTQNGLPVANFTIASTPRNFDRQANEWKDGEALFLRASVWREFAEHVAGSLTKGSRVIATGRLKQRSYETREGEKRTAIELEVDEIGPSLRYATAQVTRAAGGGGGAPRQQQVADEPWSTPGSSSSSGGSSADAWSTPGTSYGDDTPF, from the coding sequence ATGGCCGGCGAGACGATCATCACCGTGGTGGGGAACCTCACGGCTGATCCCGAGCTGCGCTACACGCAGAACGGTCTCCCCGTCGCGAACTTCACGATCGCGTCGACGCCGCGCAACTTCGACCGCCAGGCGAACGAGTGGAAGGACGGCGAAGCGCTGTTCCTCCGCGCGAGCGTGTGGCGCGAGTTCGCCGAGCACGTCGCCGGTTCGCTCACGAAGGGCTCCCGCGTCATCGCGACCGGTCGCCTGAAGCAGCGTTCGTACGAGACGCGCGAGGGCGAGAAGCGCACCGCGATCGAGCTCGAGGTCGACGAGATCGGGCCGTCGCTGCGCTACGCGACCGCTCAGGTCACGCGCGCGGCCGGTGGCGGCGGCGGAGCGCCCCGCCAGCAGCAGGTCGCCGACGAGCCCTGGTCCACCCCCGGTTCGTCGTCGTCGTCCGGCGGCAGCTCGGCCGACGCGTGGAGCACGCCCGGCACGTCGTACGGCGACGACACCCCCTTCTGA
- the rpsR gene encoding 30S ribosomal protein S18, with protein sequence MAGKSSGDRRKPRKGAKNAAPAKAIRVGVIDYKDVATLRKFISERGKIRARRITGVSVQEQRLIAKAIKNAREMALLPYAGAGR encoded by the coding sequence ATGGCTGGAAAGTCGAGCGGCGACCGCCGCAAGCCGCGGAAGGGCGCGAAGAACGCCGCCCCCGCGAAGGCGATCCGCGTCGGCGTCATTGACTACAAGGACGTCGCCACGCTTCGCAAGTTCATCTCGGAGCGCGGCAAGATCCGCGCCCGTCGTATCACCGGTGTCTCGGTGCAGGAGCAGCGTCTGATCGCGAAGGCGATCAAGAACGCGCGCGAGATGGCGCTCCTGCCCTACGCCGGCGCTGGCCGCTAA
- the rplI gene encoding 50S ribosomal protein L9, whose translation MAKLILTNEVAGLGSAGDVVEVKNGYARNYLIPQGFAVAWTRGGEKQVASIRAARESRAIHDHEEAVALKDSLEGNKVRLAVKAGSEGRLFGSVKTADVADAVKAAGLGDLDKRKIHITSPIKAVGEHEATVRLRDDLTAVITLQVVAAK comes from the coding sequence ATGGCAAAGCTGATTCTCACGAACGAGGTCGCCGGGCTCGGTAGCGCCGGTGACGTTGTCGAGGTCAAGAACGGGTACGCCCGCAACTACCTCATCCCCCAGGGCTTCGCCGTGGCCTGGACGCGCGGTGGCGAGAAGCAGGTGGCGTCGATCCGCGCCGCCCGCGAGTCGCGTGCGATCCACGATCACGAAGAGGCCGTCGCCCTCAAGGACTCCCTCGAGGGCAACAAGGTGCGCCTCGCCGTCAAGGCCGGCTCTGAGGGCCGCCTGTTCGGCTCGGTCAAGACCGCCGACGTCGCGGACGCCGTCAAGGCCGCCGGTCTCGGCGACCTCGACAAGCGCAAGATCCACATCACCTCGCCGATCAAGGCCGTGGGCGAGCACGAGGCGACCGTTCGCCTGCGTGACGACCTCACCGCCGTGATCACGCTTCAGGTGGTCGCGGCCAAGTAA
- a CDS encoding chaplin family protein translates to MSRALWAALIAGGITVFGAAAANAAETNGEDGILSGTQAVIDVNVPVTVAGNAVSVIGDSTATAPAPAPAPAPAPAQPSGTTSGEDGAVSGSQAIVDVHVPIDVSGNAVSGVGDATSAPAPAPAAPAPAPVAVSAPSTSGEDGIGSGTQAIVSVDAPITVGGNAVSVVGDSTTSAAPTGSAGGSTTGSGPSVDSPSTSGEDGILGGTQVIPVVNAPITIGGNAVSVVGDSTTSAAPTGSAGGSTTGSGPTVGSPSTSGEDGILGGTQVIPVVNAPITIGGNAISGLGDSVTTAAPTGSAGAPQGTTAPTVGSPWTSGEDAILGGTQVIPVLNLPITVGGNAISGIGDSTTGASPSAPVGGATSPSVGSPWTSGEDGILGGTQIVPVLNLPVTIDGNAISVIGDSTVAGPPTGPVVPTDPTDPTDPTDPTDPTDPTDPTDPTDPTSPVDPTSPTTQAGPTGMDGPALAGTGGATAMAGMTAATGSKTLAATGGESGLAGLLLGFILAGAGVLSLVLRRRSA, encoded by the coding sequence ATGTCGCGCGCCCTTTGGGCAGCGCTCATCGCCGGAGGCATCACCGTCTTCGGTGCGGCGGCGGCCAACGCCGCTGAGACCAACGGAGAGGACGGCATCCTCTCGGGGACCCAGGCCGTCATCGACGTCAACGTCCCGGTCACCGTCGCCGGAAACGCCGTCTCCGTGATCGGCGACTCGACCGCAACCGCGCCCGCCCCGGCTCCGGCGCCGGCCCCGGCCCCGGCTCAGCCGTCGGGCACGACGAGCGGCGAAGACGGCGCCGTCTCGGGCTCGCAGGCGATCGTCGACGTCCACGTCCCGATCGACGTTTCGGGCAACGCCGTGTCGGGCGTCGGGGACGCGACGTCGGCACCGGCCCCCGCGCCGGCTGCGCCGGCACCCGCGCCCGTCGCAGTGTCGGCCCCGTCGACCTCGGGTGAGGACGGCATCGGCTCGGGCACCCAGGCCATCGTCTCGGTGGACGCGCCCATCACGGTCGGCGGCAACGCCGTCTCCGTGGTCGGCGACAGCACCACGTCAGCCGCCCCCACCGGCTCGGCAGGAGGATCGACGACGGGTTCGGGCCCGAGCGTCGACAGCCCCTCGACGAGCGGTGAGGACGGCATCCTCGGCGGCACTCAGGTGATCCCCGTCGTCAACGCGCCCATCACGATCGGCGGCAACGCCGTCTCCGTGGTCGGCGACAGCACCACGTCAGCCGCCCCCACCGGCTCGGCAGGAGGATCGACGACGGGTTCGGGCCCGACCGTCGGCAGCCCCTCGACGAGCGGTGAGGACGGCATCCTCGGCGGCACTCAGGTGATCCCCGTCGTCAACGCGCCCATCACGATCGGCGGCAACGCCATCTCGGGTCTCGGCGACAGCGTCACCACGGCCGCCCCCACCGGATCGGCGGGAGCACCGCAGGGCACGACGGCACCCACCGTCGGCAGCCCCTGGACGTCTGGCGAAGACGCAATCCTCGGCGGAACCCAGGTCATCCCGGTGCTGAACCTGCCGATCACGGTCGGCGGGAACGCGATCTCCGGAATCGGAGACAGCACGACCGGCGCATCTCCCAGCGCGCCGGTCGGCGGAGCGACGTCTCCCAGCGTCGGCTCCCCGTGGACGTCGGGCGAGGATGGAATCCTCGGCGGAACCCAGATCGTCCCGGTGCTGAACCTGCCTGTCACGATCGACGGAAACGCCATCTCCGTCATCGGTGACAGCACGGTCGCGGGCCCGCCGACCGGTCCGGTGGTTCCCACCGATCCGACGGACCCGACGGACCCGACGGACCCGACGGACCCGACGGACCCGACCGATCCGACCGATCCGACCGACCCGACGAGCCCCGTCGACCCGACGAGCCCGACCACCCAGGCCGGCCCCACGGGTATGGATGGTCCCGCGCTCGCCGGAACGGGCGGCGCCACCGCCATGGCGGGCATGACGGCCGCGACCGGCTCGAAGACGCTCGCAGCAACCGGGGGGGAGAGCGGCCTCGCGGGGCTCCTGCTGGGATTCATCCTGGCCGGCGCCGGCGTGCTGTCGCTCGTGCTGCGACGCCGCAGCGCGTGA
- the dnaB gene encoding replicative DNA helicase: MSIADISDERLGGPREPERTPPHDLLAEQSALGGMLLSKDAVADVIETLRGPDFYIPKHELIFEAILTLYSHGEPTDVVAVTDELIKNGELQRAGGADYLHSLTSIVPTAANAGYYASIVNERALLRRLVDAGTRIVQMGYSGQGEALDLVNNAQAEIYSVTGAEAAEDYVPLTVAVDAAVDEIEAARGRDGQMTGIPTGFTGLDQLTNGLHPGQMIIIAARPAMGKSTLALDFARAAAIKADMPTIFFSLEMGRSEIAMRLLSAEGSIPLQAMRKGTLDSRDWTTIAATRGRINDAPLYIDDSPNMTLVEIRAKCRRLKQRAGLKMVVIDYLQLMTSGKRVESRQQEVSEFSRALKLLAKELQVPVIALSQLNRGPEQRADKKPALSDLRESGSIEQDADMVVLLHREAAYEKDSPRAGEADLIVAKHRNGPTDTITVAFQGHFSRFTDMAVGM; encoded by the coding sequence ATGTCGATCGCCGACATCTCCGACGAGCGTCTAGGGGGTCCCCGTGAGCCGGAGCGCACGCCTCCGCACGACCTCCTCGCCGAGCAGAGCGCGCTCGGCGGGATGCTGCTGTCGAAGGATGCTGTCGCCGACGTCATCGAGACGCTCCGCGGCCCGGATTTCTACATCCCCAAGCACGAGCTGATCTTCGAGGCGATCCTCACGCTCTACTCGCACGGCGAGCCGACCGACGTCGTCGCGGTCACCGACGAGCTCATCAAGAACGGCGAGCTGCAGCGCGCGGGCGGGGCGGACTACCTCCACAGCCTCACCTCGATCGTGCCGACCGCCGCCAACGCCGGCTACTACGCCTCCATCGTGAATGAGCGGGCGCTCCTGCGCCGCCTTGTGGACGCGGGCACCCGCATCGTGCAGATGGGCTACTCGGGTCAGGGCGAGGCCCTCGATCTGGTGAACAACGCGCAGGCCGAGATCTACTCCGTCACCGGAGCCGAGGCCGCCGAGGACTATGTCCCGCTCACGGTCGCCGTCGACGCCGCCGTCGACGAGATCGAGGCGGCACGCGGGCGCGACGGGCAGATGACCGGCATCCCGACCGGCTTCACGGGCCTCGACCAGTTGACGAACGGGCTGCACCCCGGGCAGATGATCATCATCGCCGCCCGTCCCGCGATGGGTAAGTCGACGCTCGCCCTCGACTTCGCCCGCGCGGCCGCCATCAAGGCCGACATGCCCACGATCTTCTTCTCCCTCGAGATGGGCCGCAGCGAGATCGCCATGCGCCTGCTGAGCGCCGAGGGATCCATCCCGCTCCAGGCCATGCGCAAGGGCACGCTCGATTCGCGCGACTGGACGACGATCGCCGCGACGCGCGGCCGCATCAACGACGCTCCTCTCTACATCGACGACAGCCCCAACATGACGCTCGTCGAGATCCGCGCGAAGTGCCGGCGACTCAAGCAGCGCGCCGGGCTCAAGATGGTCGTCATCGACTACCTCCAACTCATGACCTCCGGCAAGCGGGTCGAGTCGCGCCAGCAGGAGGTGTCGGAGTTCTCCCGCGCGCTGAAGCTGCTCGCGAAGGAGCTTCAGGTCCCGGTCATCGCGCTCTCGCAGCTGAACCGCGGTCCCGAGCAGCGGGCCGACAAGAAGCCCGCGCTCTCCGACCTCCGCGAGTCCGGCTCGATCGAGCAGGACGCCGACATGGTGGTGCTGCTGCACCGCGAGGCGGCCTACGAGAAGGACTCGCCGCGCGCGGGCGAGGCGGACCTCATCGTCGCCAAGCACCGCAACGGGCCCACCGACACCATCACCGTCGCCTTCCAGGGGCACTTCTCGCGCTTCACCGACATGGCCGTCGGCATGTAG
- a CDS encoding DUF3253 domain-containing protein yields MQFRAKWAADWDAVRYCSDGCRRRGVNEDDLALERRIIDTLARRAATSTMCPSEAARAVGGDDWRDLMEPARRAARRLVAAGRVDITQGGQVVDPSTAKGPIRIRLRPGDADDTTDR; encoded by the coding sequence ATGCAATTCCGCGCCAAGTGGGCGGCTGACTGGGACGCCGTCCGCTACTGCTCGGACGGGTGCCGACGTCGCGGGGTGAACGAGGACGACCTTGCGCTCGAGCGCCGGATCATCGACACCCTCGCCCGTCGCGCCGCGACGTCGACGATGTGCCCGTCGGAGGCCGCGCGCGCCGTCGGCGGCGACGACTGGCGGGACCTCATGGAACCGGCGCGACGCGCTGCCCGCCGATTGGTGGCCGCGGGACGCGTGGACATCACGCAGGGCGGGCAGGTGGTCGATCCGTCGACGGCGAAAGGCCCCATCCGGATTCGCCTGCGCCCCGGCGACGCCGACGACACGACCGACCGGTGA